The following proteins are co-located in the Triticum aestivum cultivar Chinese Spring chromosome 1A, IWGSC CS RefSeq v2.1, whole genome shotgun sequence genome:
- the LOC123049926 gene encoding cell division control protein 48 homolog E-like, with translation MAIHGEPSSSDASGKKDYSMAILERKKSPNRLVVDEATGDENSAVALHPDTMDRLQLFCGDTVLLKGKKRRDTVCIALPDDTCDKTKIRMNKVVRKNLRVRLGDVVSVHPCPDVRYGNHVHILPVDDTIEGISVSLFHAFLRPYFLEAYRPVRKGDLFHVRGGMTSVEFKVIETDPAEYCIVAPDTEIFCDGEPVTREDEEKLDDVGYDDVGGVRKQMAQIRELVELPLRHPQLFKSIGVKPPKGILLYGPPGTGKTLIARAVANETGAFFFLINGPEIMSKLAGESESNLRKAFEEAEKNAPAIIFIDEIDSIAPKREKTNGEVERRIVSQLLTLMDGLKSRAHVIVMGATNRPNSIDPTLRRFGRFDREIGIGVPDEVGRLEVLRIHTKNMKLAEDVELEHVSRDTHGYVGADLGALCTEAALQCIREKMDVIDLEDDTIDAEILNSMVVTNDHFKIALGTSNPSALRETVVEVPNVSWEDIGGLESVKRELQETVQYPVEHPEKFEKFGMSPSKGVLFYGPPGCGKTLLAKAIANECQANFISIKGPKLLTMWFGESEANVREIFDKARGSAPCVPFFDELDSIATQRGNSVGDAGGAADRVLNQLLTEMDGMNAKKTVFIIGATNRADIIDPALLRPGRLDQLIYIPLPDVESRLQIFRACLRKSPVAKDVDLNALAKYTQGFSGADITEICQRACKYAIRENIEKDMEKERRQKENPEAMEEDDVDEVAEIKAAHFEESMRYARRSVSDADIRKYQAFAQTLQQSRGFGSEFRFPDQPAAGATPATDPFASAAAAAEDDDLYS, from the coding sequence ATGGCGATCCACGGCGAGCCCTCTTCCTCCGATGCGAGCGGGAAGAAGGACTACTCCATGGCGATTCTCGAGAGAAAGAAGTCGCCGAATCGACTGGTGGTCGACGAGGCCACCGGCGACGAGAACTCCGCCGTCGCTCTGCACCCGGACACCATGGACAGGCTGCAGCTCTTCTGCGGCGACACCGTCCTGCTCAAGGGCAAGAAGCGGAGAGACACGGTCTGCATTGCGCTCCCAGACGACACATGCGACAAGACCAAGATCCGGATGAACAAGGTCGTCAGGAAGAACTTGAGGGTCCGGCTCGGCGACGTCGTCTCTGTTCATCCGTGCCCAGACGTCAGATACGGGAATCACGTGCACATACTTCCCGTCGACGACACGATCGAAGGGATCTCCGTTAGCCTGTTCCATGCCTTCTTGAGACCATACTTCCTCGAGGCCTATCGACCCGTCAGAAAAGGGGACCTTTTCCATGTGAGAGGCGGGATGACAAGCGTGGAGTTCAAAGTCATAGAGACTGACCCTGCAGAGTATTGCATCGTTGCACCTGATACAGAGATATTCTGCGATGGTGAGCCTGTCACGAGGGAGGATGAGGAGAAGCTGGACGACGTTGGCTACGACGATGTCGGTGGAGTGAGGAAGCAGATGGCCCAGATCAGAGAGCTGGTTGAGCTCCCACTGCGCCATCCCCAGCTGTTCAAGTCCATTGGTGTGAAGCCTCCAAAGGGCATCTTGCTGTATGGGCCACCTGGGACTGGCAAGACCCTCATTGCTAGAGCTGTGGCTAATGAAACAGGTGCCTTCTTTTTCCTGATTAATGGCCCAGAGATTATGTCGAAGCTAGCCGGAGAAAGTGAGAGCAACCTCAGAAAGGCGTTTGAGGAGGCCGAGAAGAACGCGCCGGCCATCATCTTCATCGATGAGATTGATTCCATAGCCCCAAAGAGAGAAAAGACCAACGGAGAAGTCGAAAGGCGTATTGTTTCGCAGCTGCTCACTCTTATGGATGGGCTTAAATCCCGTGCACATGTTATTGTTATGGGTGCTACGAACCGCCCGAACAGCATCGACCCTACTCTCAGAAGATTTGGTAGGTTTGACCGCGAGATCGGCATTGGGGTCCCTGATGAAGTTGGACGGCTTGAGGTTCTCCGGATTCACACTAAAAACATGAAGCTTGCTGAAGATGTTGAGCTGGAGCATGTTTCGAGGGATACTCATGGGTATGTGGGCGCCGATCTCGGTGCCCTTTGTACTGAGGCTGCTCTCCAGTGCATTCGTGAGAAGATGGATGTCATAGACCTCGAGGATGACACCATTGATGCAGAGATACTGAATTCCATGGTTGTCACGAACGACCATTTCAAGATTGCACTAGGGACAAGCAACCCATCTGCTCTTCGTGAAACTGTTGTTGAAGTCCCAAATGTCTCTTGGGAGGATATTGGTGGCCTGGAGAGCGTCAAAAGGGAGCTGCAGGAGACCGTCCAGTATCCCGTGGAGCATCCGGAGAAATTTGAGAAGTTTGGTATGTCTCCCTCCAAAGGTGTTCTGTTCTATGGACCTCCGGGCTGTGGTAAGACCTTGTTGGCCAAGGCAATTGCTAACGAGTGCCAGGCTAACTTTATCAGTATCAAAGGACCAAAACTGCTTACCATGTGGTTTGGTGAGAGTGAGGCCAATGTGCGTGAGATTTTCGACAAGGCTAGGGGGTCAGCGCCATGCGTCCCCTTCTTTGATGAACTTGACTCAATTGCCACTCAGAGAGGGAACAGTGTTGGTGATGCCGGAGGTGCCGCTGATAGAGTGCTGAATCAGCTTCTTACCGAGATGGACGGAATGAATGCCAAGAAAACTGTGTTCATCATCGGTGCTACCAACAGGGCAGACATCATAGACCCTGCCTTGCTTAGGCCTGGACGCCTTGATCAGCTTATCTACATTCCTCTGCCTGATGTTGAATCCAGGCTCCAGATCTTCAGAGCCTGCCTCAGGAAGTCTCCTGTGGCCAAAGATGTTGACCTAAATGCTCTCGCCAAATACACACAGGGGTTCAGCGGTGCAGATATCACTGAAATCTGCCAGCGTGCATGCAAATATGCCATCAGAGAAAACATTGAAAAGGACATGGAAAAGGAGAGGAGGCAGAAGGAAAACCCTGAAGCCATGGAGGAAGACGATGTGGATGAGGTCGCTGAGATCAAGGCTGCTCACTTCGAGGAGAGCATGAGGTATGCTCGCCGGAGTGTGAGTGATGCTGATATTCGCAAATACCAGGCCTTTGCTCAGACGCTGCAGCAGTCCCGTGGTTTCGGCAGTGAGTTCCGATTCCCTGACCAGCCTGCGGCAGGTGCTACCCCTGCGACCGATCCTTTTGCATCCGCTGCCGCGGCAGCTGAAGACGATGATTTGTACAGTTAA